The Blastocatellia bacterium genome includes the window AATAGGCGACGTTCAGCAATGTTGGCGTATTGCGCATGGCTCGGCGATTTCCTACGCCGACAGCCCGTGCTCGCCCGTCAGCCCACGCTTTGTCCGGTTGATGGCAGGAAGCGCAACTGGTTTTCTTATCGCCGCCGAGTCGTGGGTCAAAGAATAAGGTTTTGCCCAGGGCGACTTTTTGTTCGGTCAGCGGGTTGTCAGGCGGGACGGGCACAGGGTCTAGCGAGCCGAGGCGGGCTTTGAGGAAACTGGTTCGTGCTGTTGGTCGGAGTTGTTCGAGCGGGGCTGGATCGCGGCGGGTTTCAGTCACCGGCTTTTGCGATTGACACCCCAGCAGAGCGACCAACCACACGCTGAGCATCGTCGCGATCATGAGGTTGTGACGAACGTGGGTTATCATAAACCGTCTCCTTTGACTTCCAGTTTTTTGTATGGTCGTCCTCCGAAGTTTTATGTAACCACCAAGTCAGAAGAGCAAACGGTGTGCCTTACCTGCGTCGGCTGGTGTCGCTTGCATGAGCGCGTTTATAGCCTACTGGTTTCAATCGAAAACGCTTGGACGTGCGTTTGAGCCATAGAGGCAGACGCTTCCGGATTGGGTGATTTGACCAGGGGTGGGGCAAAAGTGGACATCAGGGCATGCCGTCGGCAGGCGCCACTGGCCGTCGTTGCGGTGAGCAAGGCCGGTTGACACACGCGCAAAGGACGTCTGGCCAGCCGACGTTTCTGTTATGACCAAAAGACGAAAACTTGCCGGTTGACACACGCGCAAAGGACGTCTGGGCAGCCGTCGCGGGTCTTGCACGTCCAGCTCACTCGATGTATTCAAACCGCGCGGTGAAATGGCGCAGAAACGGCGCTTGATAGACGATGCGCATGCCGCGCAATGTTTCTCGGCGACGATAAACGTTAATGATCGCTTCAGCGACGTAATCTATGTGACTTTGCGTGTAAACGCGTCGCGGGATGGCCAGTCGCACCAGTTCCATCGGCGCGGGTATTTCCTGGCCGGTTTCCGGGTCTTGGCGAGCGAACATCACCGAGCCGACTTCCACACTGCGGATGCCGGCTTCCAGATAGAGCTCGGCAACGAGCGATTGTCCTGGATAATGAAGCGGCGGAATGTGCGGCAACATGGCCTTGGCATCAATATAGACAGCGTGTCCGCCCGGCGGCTCGATAATCGGCACGCCTTCAAAGGCGATTTGGTGGCCCAGATACTTGACCGAGGCGATGCGGTATTGCAGATAGTCCTCGTGCAGGACTTCTTCCAAGCCAATGGCAATGGCCTCCAAATCGCGCCCGGCCAGGCCCCCGTATGTCGGAAAGCCTTCGGTCAATATCAATAGATCGCGTTCTTGTTCAGCGAGCTTGTCGTCGTTGGTGCAGAGGAAGCCGCCGATGTTGGCCAAGCCATCTTTTTTCGCCGACATGGTGCAGCCATCGGCGTAAGAGAACATCTCGCGGGCAATCTCTAAGAGCGACCGCTCGGCGTAGCCTTCTTCGCGTTGCTTGATGAAATAGGCATTTTCGGCAAACCGACAAGCGTCCAGGTAAAGCGGGATGTTGTAGGGCGTGAGAATCTGTTTAACCTCACGGATGTTGCTCATCGAGACGGGCTGGCCGCCGCCGGAATTGTTAGTCACGGTGAGCATGACCAACGGAATGCGCTCAGGCCCGACCCGTTTGATCAATTGCTCAAGCGCGTGCGTGTCCATGTTCCCTTTGAATGGATGATGCACGGATGGGTGTAACGCTTCCGGGATAGGCAGATCAACAGCCTCCGCGCCGGCGAATTGGATATTGGCGCGAGTCGTATCAAAGTGCGTGTTGTTGGGCACAATATGGCCTTTGCGGCACATGATCGAAAACAGGATGCGTTCGGCGGCTCGACCTTGATGCGTTGGGATCACGTGCTTGAAGCCGAAAATGCTTTTGACCGTGTCGCGGAAGCGATAATAGCTTTGGCTACAGGCATACGCCTCGTCGCCACGCATCATGCCGGCCCATTGTTCG containing:
- a CDS encoding tryptophanase, with protein sequence MKTIIEPFKIKVVEPIRMSTRQQRAQWLQEAGYNPFMIRAENVLIDLLTDSGTSAMSAEQWAGMMRGDEAYACSQSYYRFRDTVKSIFGFKHVIPTHQGRAAERILFSIMCRKGHIVPNNTHFDTTRANIQFAGAEAVDLPIPEALHPSVHHPFKGNMDTHALEQLIKRVGPERIPLVMLTVTNNSGGGQPVSMSNIREVKQILTPYNIPLYLDACRFAENAYFIKQREEGYAERSLLEIAREMFSYADGCTMSAKKDGLANIGGFLCTNDDKLAEQERDLLILTEGFPTYGGLAGRDLEAIAIGLEEVLHEDYLQYRIASVKYLGHQIAFEGVPIIEPPGGHAVYIDAKAMLPHIPPLHYPGQSLVAELYLEAGIRSVEVGSVMFARQDPETGQEIPAPMELVRLAIPRRVYTQSHIDYVAEAIINVYRRRETLRGMRIVYQAPFLRHFTARFEYIE